The following proteins come from a genomic window of Coregonus clupeaformis isolate EN_2021a chromosome 2, ASM2061545v1, whole genome shotgun sequence:
- the nudt6 gene encoding nucleoside diphosphate-linked moiety X motif 6 isoform X2 codes for MTYSLAQWRTEGRVAVWLHVPISLSRCAAEASAHGFTYHHAKQDQAILALWLGDGQSRLPGFATHQIGVAGAVVDESNGKVLVVQDKNKTVNAWKFPGGLSDPGENIGTTAVREVFEETGVRSEFKSLLSVRQQHNHPGAFGMSDMYIICRLSPLTYDINFCTQECLRCEWLELTELAKTNATTPITSRLARLLLHGLNQGFNKIDLAMEELPAVYSGRFYQLYHRELPPVLKHNA; via the exons ATGACAT aCTCTTTGGctcagtggaggacagagggccGGGTGGCAGTCTGGCTTCATGTGCCCATCTCTTTGAGCCGCTGTGCCGCAGAAGCTTCTGCTCATGGCTTCACCTACCATCACGCCAAGCAGGACCAAGCCATTCTGGCTCTGTGGCTGGGAGATGGGCAGAGCAGGCTGCCCGGGTTTGCTACCCATCAGATTGGAGTGGCAG GTGCAGTTGTTGATGAGTCAAATGGAAAGGTTCTCGTCGTTCAAGACAAAAACAAG ACAGTAAATGCATGGAAATTCCCTGGAGGGCTCTCGGATCCAGGAGAAAACATTG GCACCACTGCGGTCCGTGAGGTCTTTGAGGAGACGGGAGTCCGCTCTGAGTTCAAGTCCCTTCTGAGCGTCCGGCAGCAACACAACCACCCGGGTGCTTTTGGTATGTCCGACATGTACATCATCTGCCGCCTAAGCCCCCTCACTTATGACATCAACTTCTGCACCCAGGAGTGCCTGCGCTGTGAGTGGTTGGAGCTAACCGAGCTAGCCAAGACTAATGCCACAACACCCATCACTAGCCGCCTAGCCAGGCTCCTGCTTCATGGACTAAACCAGGGCTTCAACAAGATTGATCTGGCTATGGAGGAGCTGCCAGCTGTCTACTCAGGGAGGTTCTACCAGCTGTACCACAGGGAGCTGCCGCCGGTGCTCAAACACAACGCCTGA
- the nudt6 gene encoding nucleoside diphosphate-linked moiety X motif 6 isoform X1, with the protein MATLTRKLLPLVRNALSNQTRRAYAHTGSTTAVRAFTCSANRLQLQNEHGTNAHVLTGKVDRFGGVTVNLGDSDFPSDISEGVFSNLLRDSLAQWRTEGRVAVWLHVPISLSRCAAEASAHGFTYHHAKQDQAILALWLGDGQSRLPGFATHQIGVAGAVVDESNGKVLVVQDKNKTVNAWKFPGGLSDPGENIGTTAVREVFEETGVRSEFKSLLSVRQQHNHPGAFGMSDMYIICRLSPLTYDINFCTQECLRCEWLELTELAKTNATTPITSRLARLLLHGLNQGFNKIDLAMEELPAVYSGRFYQLYHRELPPVLKHNA; encoded by the exons ATGGCAACACTTACTCGCAAACTATTACCTCTTGTAAGAAACGCGCTTTCAAATCAAACGCGCCGCGCATACGCGCATACAGGGTCAACGACGGCTGTTCGAGCATTCACATGCTCAGCAAACCGGTTACAACTACAGAACGAGCATGGGACAAATGCCCATGTTTTGACTGGGAAAGTGGACAGATTCGGCGGAGTGACAGTGAACCTCGGTGACAGTGATTTCCCGTCGGATATCAGCGAAGGAGTATTTAGTAATCTATTGCGAG aCTCTTTGGctcagtggaggacagagggccGGGTGGCAGTCTGGCTTCATGTGCCCATCTCTTTGAGCCGCTGTGCCGCAGAAGCTTCTGCTCATGGCTTCACCTACCATCACGCCAAGCAGGACCAAGCCATTCTGGCTCTGTGGCTGGGAGATGGGCAGAGCAGGCTGCCCGGGTTTGCTACCCATCAGATTGGAGTGGCAG GTGCAGTTGTTGATGAGTCAAATGGAAAGGTTCTCGTCGTTCAAGACAAAAACAAG ACAGTAAATGCATGGAAATTCCCTGGAGGGCTCTCGGATCCAGGAGAAAACATTG GCACCACTGCGGTCCGTGAGGTCTTTGAGGAGACGGGAGTCCGCTCTGAGTTCAAGTCCCTTCTGAGCGTCCGGCAGCAACACAACCACCCGGGTGCTTTTGGTATGTCCGACATGTACATCATCTGCCGCCTAAGCCCCCTCACTTATGACATCAACTTCTGCACCCAGGAGTGCCTGCGCTGTGAGTGGTTGGAGCTAACCGAGCTAGCCAAGACTAATGCCACAACACCCATCACTAGCCGCCTAGCCAGGCTCCTGCTTCATGGACTAAACCAGGGCTTCAACAAGATTGATCTGGCTATGGAGGAGCTGCCAGCTGTCTACTCAGGGAGGTTCTACCAGCTGTACCACAGGGAGCTGCCGCCGGTGCTCAAACACAACGCCTGA